A section of the Mesobacillus jeotgali genome encodes:
- a CDS encoding sporulation histidine kinase inhibitor Sda — translation MRKLSDELLIESYFKARELNLSYEFIRLIETEIHRRSLSNRIKVSS, via the coding sequence ATGCGCAAGCTATCGGACGAGCTTTTGATCGAATCTTATTTCAAAGCAAGAGAGCTAAACCTTAGCTATGAGTTTATTCGTTTGATTGAAACGGAAATCCACCGGCGGTCATTATCTAACCGAATCAAAGTCTCTTCCTGA
- a CDS encoding sulfurtransferase TusA family protein — MSEVQVTKSIDARGAYCPGPLMELVKGIKTAQVGDVVEVLSTDKGSAVDIPEWVNKMGHEIAYLENEGDEFKIAVRKAK, encoded by the coding sequence ATGAGTGAAGTACAAGTAACTAAATCAATCGATGCTAGGGGAGCATATTGCCCTGGCCCGCTAATGGAATTGGTTAAAGGAATTAAAACAGCGCAAGTCGGAGATGTTGTTGAGGTTCTTTCCACAGACAAAGGATCAGCAGTGGACATACCTGAATGGGTAAACAAAATGGGTCACGAAATTGCCTATCTTGAAAATGAAGGCGATGAATTCAAAATAGCGGTAAGAAAAGCAAAATAA
- a CDS encoding NAD(P)/FAD-dependent oxidoreductase: MVKKIVILGAGSAGTMVANKLARQLGNEIKKREVEITLISNTEKHIYQPGYLFIAFNEKPSEHFIRKQESLVHRHVDLVYDDIEKIDIEKKTIKGNRHYQYDYLVIATGSHPDFDSVPGLREGAHNFYTLEGAERLRDDLAAMEKGKILITIDVPHKCPAAPLELALMLDDYYRKNGRRKDIEIKYAYPIGRIHSLVPVAEWGLPQFEKRDIKYETFFNLEEVDPKRKVAITMDGSEHEYDMLITIPAHTGAKAVMDSGIGDESGFIPTNRTTLKMIGQDDVYVIGDATNLPISKAGSTAHYQSESLVANIISRLSGRPETAVYNGKVACFLENSLEDASMITFDYNNPPQPAETSDLLHWFKAVYNELYWLNAKGIL; encoded by the coding sequence ATGGTAAAGAAAATAGTGATTCTCGGAGCCGGCAGCGCGGGGACAATGGTCGCAAACAAGCTCGCCCGCCAGCTAGGGAATGAAATAAAAAAACGCGAAGTCGAAATTACCCTGATTTCCAATACAGAAAAGCATATCTACCAGCCAGGTTACTTATTCATCGCTTTTAATGAAAAGCCATCTGAGCATTTCATCAGAAAACAGGAATCATTGGTTCATCGACATGTGGACCTTGTATATGATGATATAGAAAAAATCGATATCGAGAAAAAGACGATAAAGGGCAATAGGCATTATCAATATGATTATCTTGTCATCGCGACAGGGTCCCACCCTGATTTTGACAGTGTCCCTGGTTTAAGGGAAGGAGCACATAACTTCTATACACTGGAAGGTGCTGAACGCTTGCGCGATGACCTGGCGGCAATGGAAAAAGGAAAAATCCTGATCACCATCGATGTGCCTCACAAATGTCCTGCAGCTCCTCTGGAACTGGCATTGATGCTGGATGATTATTACCGGAAAAATGGCAGACGTAAGGATATCGAAATCAAATACGCCTATCCAATCGGCCGTATCCACTCATTGGTTCCAGTAGCAGAATGGGGACTTCCGCAATTTGAGAAGCGCGATATTAAATATGAAACATTTTTTAACCTTGAAGAAGTGGATCCAAAACGCAAAGTGGCAATTACAATGGACGGATCGGAACATGAATATGACATGCTCATTACCATACCTGCTCATACAGGAGCAAAAGCGGTGATGGATTCCGGAATCGGTGATGAATCTGGCTTCATTCCGACCAACCGCACCACACTGAAGATGATTGGACAGGATGATGTATATGTAATTGGTGATGCTACGAATCTTCCAATCAGCAAAGCTGGTTCAACAGCACATTATCAATCTGAATCGCTGGTTGCCAATATCATCAGCAGATTATCTGGCCGCCCGGAAACAGCTGTATATAATGGCAAGGTGGCTTGTTTCCTTGAAAATAGTCTTGAAGATGCCAGCATGATTACTTTTGATTACAACAATCCGCCGCAGCCTGCAGAAACTTCTGACCTGCTTCACTGGTTCAAAGCTGTCTACAATGAGCTTTACTGGTTAAATGCAAAAGGGATTTTATAG
- the pssA gene encoding CDP-diacylglycerol--serine O-phosphatidyltransferase: MFFHEVVESTVKKIKSQTANMLTMANLSLGGFAIIAGINGNLNLSLMLIFIAALADRFDGMVARKFNIESELGKQLDSMSDIISFGVAPALLIYQGILSEFGAPGAFFTVFYIGCGAFRLARFNITENNGYFTGLPITAAGVLATLSFLAIPHVPPQIFLFMMLALSLLMISPFKLRKV; the protein is encoded by the coding sequence ATGTTTTTTCACGAAGTAGTAGAATCTACAGTCAAAAAAATAAAATCCCAGACTGCCAATATGCTGACTATGGCCAATCTTTCATTAGGCGGATTTGCAATCATCGCCGGTATCAATGGCAATTTGAACCTGAGTCTTATGCTGATTTTCATAGCCGCCCTTGCCGACCGATTTGATGGCATGGTTGCCAGAAAGTTCAATATCGAATCAGAACTTGGAAAGCAATTGGATTCCATGAGTGATATTATATCATTCGGTGTAGCACCTGCACTATTAATCTATCAAGGAATTTTATCGGAATTTGGAGCTCCAGGAGCCTTTTTCACTGTGTTTTATATAGGCTGCGGCGCATTTCGCCTTGCAAGATTCAATATAACCGAGAATAACGGCTACTTTACAGGTTTACCGATAACAGCTGCAGGCGTGCTGGCTACACTTAGTTTCCTTGCCATTCCTCATGTTCCGCCGCAAATATTCCTATTCATGATGCTGGCTCTCAGTCTGCTGATGATCAGTCCCTTCAAGCTCAGAAAAGTGTAA
- a CDS encoding helix-turn-helix transcriptional regulator, with amino-acid sequence MEGFVVKALRTNLGLNQGDFAREVGVSQQMISLIESDKMPISERLKQRIIYRFNVKPEEIEAIRNLKIMRRFESE; translated from the coding sequence ATGGAAGGATTTGTTGTCAAAGCATTGCGGACGAATCTTGGACTGAATCAAGGCGATTTTGCCCGTGAAGTTGGCGTATCTCAACAAATGATTTCGCTAATTGAATCCGACAAAATGCCAATCTCCGAACGACTTAAACAACGAATCATTTACCGATTCAACGTTAAGCCAGAAGAAATTGAAGCAATTCGCAATTTGAAAATCATGCGTAGGTTTGAAAGTGAATGA
- a CDS encoding YqeG family HAD IIIA-type phosphatase, with amino-acid sequence MLKHFLPDQHVKSIFEIHPESLKEKGVKGIITDLDNTLVEWDRPNATPKLIEWFDNMRRNEILITIVSNNNERRVRSFSDPLQIPFIFQARKPMTRAFNKALKQMGLRKEETVVIGDQLLTDVLGGNRSGFHTILVVPVAQTDGFITRFNRKVERRILNWFRKQGKLNWED; translated from the coding sequence TTGCTAAAGCATTTTTTGCCTGACCAGCATGTCAAGAGTATATTTGAAATCCATCCTGAAAGCCTAAAGGAAAAAGGCGTGAAGGGCATTATAACAGATTTGGACAATACCCTCGTAGAATGGGATCGGCCAAATGCGACCCCAAAGCTGATCGAGTGGTTTGATAATATGAGAAGAAATGAAATACTCATTACGATTGTATCCAATAATAATGAAAGAAGAGTCAGGTCGTTTTCAGACCCGCTTCAAATACCATTTATATTTCAAGCGAGAAAACCGATGACTCGGGCATTCAATAAGGCATTAAAACAAATGGGATTGCGTAAAGAGGAAACAGTCGTTATTGGGGACCAGCTGCTAACCGATGTTCTTGGGGGGAATAGAAGCGGATTCCACACGATTCTCGTCGTTCCAGTTGCCCAGACAGATGGTTTTATAACCCGCTTTAACAGAAAAGTGGAAAGAAGGATATTAAATTGGTTCAGGAAACAAGGAAAGTTGAATTGGGAGGACTAA
- a CDS encoding DUF1641 domain-containing protein, whose amino-acid sequence MATETPQVHTTESHKLVSFTDAAMSAVTGEMVSTIAETGVKMAEMADDLLQPETVSLLKALPEVAENLERTLMEVKRMEETGVLKSLMQLADMVAAMKGAMTGPMVTDMVEKAIKGAELADSFVQLGALDLVDGMLTAFHHAQEETKDKAPLSSMQLMKAVTQKETREGMTLMISFLQNLPKQLNK is encoded by the coding sequence ATGGCTACAGAAACACCTCAAGTACACACAACGGAATCACATAAGCTCGTCAGCTTCACCGATGCCGCTATGAGTGCAGTAACCGGAGAGATGGTCTCCACAATCGCAGAAACAGGTGTAAAGATGGCCGAGATGGCTGACGACCTGCTCCAGCCGGAGACGGTCTCGTTGTTAAAGGCATTGCCGGAAGTTGCTGAGAACCTTGAAAGAACATTGATGGAAGTTAAAAGGATGGAAGAAACAGGAGTCCTTAAGTCCCTGATGCAGTTGGCGGATATGGTTGCTGCCATGAAAGGCGCCATGACGGGGCCGATGGTAACAGATATGGTCGAAAAGGCAATCAAGGGTGCAGAACTGGCAGATTCCTTCGTCCAGCTTGGTGCCCTTGACCTGGTAGACGGTATGCTTACTGCTTTCCATCACGCCCAGGAGGAAACAAAGGATAAAGCACCGCTGTCATCCATGCAGCTGATGAAGGCAGTCACACAGAAAGAAACAAGGGAAGGTATGACACTAATGATCTCCTTCCTGCAGAACCTGCCGAAACAATTAAATAAATAG
- a CDS encoding M3 family oligoendopeptidase, which produces MSNTYSDVWNLDVFFEGGSDSPAFADHLKAAGEQIEKFKREVDRWQPVDQPDEGQRLVNLVELFDGAARKVRQAGAFVSCLHAQNTDDKKAGQLKATVTELSASLQSALTTFDQQLSGFSNEVWDKLLQEGLLKELRFVLTERRERAAEKLSEKEETAINALSVDGYHGWGQMYDLLVGKTKVQYKEESLSVGQAANKLADSDRSVRKEVFAAWEQAWGEKEDFYAKTLNHLAGFRLNVYKLRGWEDVLKEPLDINRMKKETLDAMWDVISDNKEPFVRFLNRKAKLLGLEKLSWFDLDAPIGSADSTMSYQQGADFIVENFAEFGKEMAEFAKMAFENDWIEAEDRPGKAPGGFHTFFPESSQSRIFMTYSGTPSNVSTLAHELGHGFHTYAMRDLHLLNRNYAMNVAETASTFAEMIVSDASVKNAQTKEEKLGLLEDKIQRSVALLMNIHSRFLFETKFYEERKQGVVNPERLGELMKNAQTEAYGGALEEYHPLFWASKLHFFITGVPFYNFPYTFGYLFSLGIYAMAQEEGEGYEEKYIALLKDSASMTVEELAQKHMNVDLTEKEFWEKAVRMCVDDVEEFMTLTE; this is translated from the coding sequence ATGTCTAATACATATTCTGATGTCTGGAATCTTGACGTGTTTTTTGAAGGGGGAAGTGATTCTCCGGCATTTGCAGACCATCTTAAGGCAGCTGGCGAGCAGATCGAAAAGTTTAAAAGGGAAGTAGACAGATGGCAGCCAGTTGATCAGCCGGACGAGGGGCAAAGACTGGTGAATCTTGTTGAACTATTTGATGGAGCAGCGAGAAAGGTAAGGCAGGCTGGCGCTTTTGTCAGCTGCTTGCATGCGCAGAACACAGATGATAAAAAGGCTGGGCAATTGAAGGCGACGGTCACTGAATTAAGTGCGTCACTGCAAAGCGCACTGACTACTTTTGATCAACAGCTATCCGGCTTTTCTAACGAAGTCTGGGATAAGCTTTTACAGGAAGGGCTTTTAAAGGAGCTTCGTTTTGTGCTGACGGAGCGGCGGGAGCGTGCGGCTGAAAAGCTATCCGAAAAAGAAGAAACGGCTATAAATGCTTTAAGTGTTGACGGCTATCATGGCTGGGGCCAGATGTACGACCTTCTGGTTGGTAAAACAAAAGTCCAGTATAAAGAGGAAAGTCTTTCTGTCGGCCAGGCAGCCAATAAACTTGCGGATTCTGACCGCTCTGTCCGTAAAGAGGTTTTTGCAGCATGGGAACAAGCCTGGGGAGAAAAAGAAGATTTTTATGCAAAGACGCTGAACCATCTGGCAGGTTTTCGCTTAAATGTGTATAAGCTGCGAGGCTGGGAGGATGTTTTAAAAGAACCGCTCGATATCAACAGAATGAAAAAAGAAACACTTGATGCCATGTGGGATGTCATTTCCGATAACAAGGAACCGTTTGTAAGATTCCTGAACCGGAAAGCGAAGCTCCTGGGACTTGAAAAACTGAGCTGGTTTGATTTGGATGCACCAATAGGAAGCGCAGATTCCACAATGTCCTATCAGCAAGGAGCTGACTTTATCGTTGAGAATTTTGCTGAATTTGGCAAAGAAATGGCTGAGTTTGCGAAGATGGCTTTTGAAAATGACTGGATTGAGGCCGAGGATCGCCCCGGCAAGGCTCCTGGCGGTTTTCATACATTCTTTCCAGAGAGCAGTCAATCGAGAATATTCATGACCTACTCAGGTACGCCTTCCAATGTATCAACATTGGCGCATGAACTTGGACATGGTTTTCATACTTATGCCATGAGGGATTTACATTTGTTGAACCGAAATTATGCGATGAATGTTGCTGAAACTGCATCTACCTTTGCTGAAATGATTGTTTCCGACGCTTCCGTGAAAAACGCACAAACTAAAGAAGAGAAGCTTGGTTTGTTGGAGGATAAAATACAGCGTTCTGTAGCACTCCTGATGAATATTCATTCCAGGTTCCTGTTTGAAACGAAATTCTACGAGGAGCGTAAACAGGGAGTTGTTAATCCAGAAAGACTTGGGGAATTGATGAAAAATGCACAGACCGAAGCATACGGCGGAGCTCTCGAGGAGTATCACCCGCTGTTCTGGGCTTCCAAGCTGCACTTCTTTATTACAGGAGTCCCGTTTTATAACTTCCCGTATACCTTTGGTTACCTATTCTCTCTTGGTATTTATGCAATGGCCCAGGAGGAAGGCGAGGGATATGAGGAAAAATATATTGCTCTCTTAAAGGATTCGGCATCAATGACAGTCGAGGAGCTTGCGCAGAAACACATGAACGTCGACCTCACAGAAAAAGAATTCTGGGAAAAAGCCGTACGCATGTGCGTTGATGATGTCGAGGAGTTCATGACCTTGACGGAATAG
- the yqeH gene encoding ribosome biogenesis GTPase YqeH translates to MSEQLICTGCGVKIQTENPEELGFAPASSLEKDVAVCQRCFRLKNYNEIQDVSLTDDDFLKILNELGSRDALIVKIVDIFDFNGSWLPGIQRFAGKNPVLLIGNKADLVPKSVKQRKLIDWMKKESRELGLNPIDVFLVSAAKGHNIQEAAAAIDEYRNGKDVYIVGCTNVGKSTFINRIIKEVTGEGDIITTSHFPGTTLDMIEIPLEDGKAIVDTPGIINHHQMAHYVDKRDLKYITPKKEIKPKVYQLNEQQTLFFGGLARFDYISGGRRSFPCYVPNEINIHRTKLENADELYKNHAGELLTPPRREQMEEFPELVRHEFTIKEAKTDIVFSGLGWVTVNDAGAKIAAYVPKGVHVLLRRSLI, encoded by the coding sequence TTGAGTGAGCAATTAATCTGTACCGGCTGTGGTGTGAAAATCCAAACTGAAAATCCCGAAGAACTGGGTTTTGCCCCTGCTTCATCCCTGGAAAAAGACGTTGCCGTCTGCCAGAGATGTTTTCGTTTAAAGAACTATAACGAGATTCAGGATGTCAGTCTAACTGACGATGACTTTTTAAAAATATTGAATGAACTTGGCAGCAGGGATGCATTGATAGTCAAGATCGTAGATATTTTTGATTTCAATGGGAGCTGGCTGCCAGGTATCCAACGCTTTGCCGGAAAAAATCCGGTACTATTGATTGGAAATAAGGCTGACCTGGTGCCAAAATCGGTAAAGCAGCGGAAACTCATAGACTGGATGAAAAAGGAATCAAGGGAACTGGGACTAAATCCAATTGACGTCTTTCTTGTGAGTGCGGCAAAGGGACATAATATCCAAGAAGCTGCAGCGGCAATAGATGAATATCGCAATGGCAAGGATGTCTATATCGTCGGCTGTACGAATGTGGGTAAGTCTACTTTCATTAATAGGATCATCAAGGAAGTGACTGGTGAAGGAGATATCATTACAACCTCACATTTTCCGGGAACAACCCTTGACATGATTGAAATTCCGCTTGAAGATGGAAAAGCGATTGTAGATACCCCGGGAATCATTAATCATCACCAGATGGCGCATTATGTAGATAAGCGGGATTTGAAATACATTACACCCAAAAAAGAAATCAAGCCCAAAGTGTACCAGCTGAATGAACAGCAAACGTTATTTTTCGGGGGGCTTGCCCGATTTGATTATATATCTGGCGGCAGAAGATCTTTCCCCTGCTATGTACCGAATGAAATCAATATCCACCGAACTAAGCTTGAGAATGCGGACGAGTTATATAAAAATCATGCTGGAGAATTGCTGACTCCGCCTCGCCGCGAACAAATGGAAGAATTCCCGGAACTTGTCCGTCATGAATTCACGATCAAGGAAGCGAAAACCGACATTGTTTTTTCAGGGCTAGGATGGGTA
- a CDS encoding phosphatidylserine decarboxylase, with product MLQSIYRLLIELTNGRWTSAILHKFAKSKGSRRIVPSFARTYQINQEEMEKPLMEYDSLHQFFIRNLKEGARTVDHDPMSVVSPVDSVIEEIGEIAADKTITVKGKIYSISEMLGNDEAMSRYEQGTYMIFYLSPSHYHQIHSPVSGEVVNQWTLGKKSFPVNKMGLKYGNYPLSKNYRKITEIRHKAGMTAVIKVGAMFVNSIEMTHAGTELKKGEQMAYFTFGSTVVLLFEKGTINLLPEITAPYHIKYGEKIGTIDEQG from the coding sequence TTGCTCCAATCGATATATCGTCTGCTTATAGAATTGACCAATGGAAGATGGACTTCGGCCATTTTACACAAATTTGCAAAATCTAAGGGGAGCAGAAGGATTGTTCCTTCGTTCGCCAGGACTTATCAAATTAATCAGGAGGAAATGGAAAAGCCTTTAATGGAATATGATAGTCTGCATCAATTTTTTATCAGGAACCTTAAAGAAGGGGCAAGAACGGTGGATCATGATCCTATGTCAGTTGTCAGTCCAGTAGATTCCGTGATTGAAGAAATAGGAGAAATTGCAGCGGACAAGACCATTACGGTAAAAGGTAAGATTTATTCGATCTCCGAGATGCTTGGTAATGATGAAGCAATGTCAAGGTATGAACAGGGAACATATATGATTTTTTACCTGAGTCCAAGTCATTACCATCAAATTCACAGCCCGGTTTCAGGGGAGGTTGTCAATCAGTGGACTTTGGGAAAGAAGTCATTCCCTGTCAATAAGATGGGATTGAAATATGGGAACTATCCGTTGTCTAAAAATTATCGGAAAATTACCGAAATCAGACACAAAGCGGGTATGACAGCCGTTATTAAGGTTGGCGCTATGTTTGTCAATTCGATTGAAATGACTCACGCTGGCACTGAATTGAAGAAAGGCGAGCAAATGGCTTATTTTACTTTTGGTTCAACTGTAGTGTTGCTGTTTGAAAAAGGGACGATTAACCTTTTGCCTGAAATCACTGCGCCCTATCATATCAAATATGGAGAGAAAATCGGTACAATTGATGAACAAGGATGA
- a CDS encoding DsrE/DsrF/DrsH-like family protein produces the protein MEQQTPSLAVILLSEDLEKLHAGALVGSVASMSGMTVNVFVTMNALKSFRKESFENTDFITGTIGKEMLAKKIPLFDALLQEGKDMGELNIYGCALAMDIMDWKEEDMIDVFDGVIGVTKFLGMTQGATVITM, from the coding sequence ATGGAACAGCAAACACCATCTTTAGCGGTTATTTTATTATCAGAAGATCTTGAAAAGCTGCACGCTGGCGCACTCGTCGGATCAGTAGCATCAATGTCAGGCATGACTGTAAATGTATTCGTGACAATGAACGCTCTGAAATCATTCCGTAAAGAAAGCTTTGAAAATACCGACTTCATCACAGGTACAATCGGTAAGGAAATGCTTGCAAAGAAAATACCATTATTCGATGCATTGCTGCAGGAAGGGAAAGACATGGGCGAACTGAATATTTATGGTTGCGCGTTAGCGATGGACATCATGGATTGGAAGGAAGAAGACATGATCGATGTATTTGATGGGGTAATCGGTGTAACGAAATTCCTGGGAATGACTCAGGGGGCAACAGTCATTACAATGTAA
- a CDS encoding recombinase family protein: MIALYARVSTEEQAKSGYSLQDQIRQCREKAGKNAECIEYVDDGYSGGFLERPALSKLRNDLREGLIDKVIVYDPDRLSRKLANQLIVTEEIEKRAKLIFVNSEYKNTPEGILFYQMRGAFSEFEKAKIKERMTNGRRAKARKNKVVKDVKVYGYKFNKESQELEIYEPEAKIVRLIFELFTDPRGRVQGINGIAHYLTDKGIPTKKRKGVWHRQVVRQILMNETYTGVFYHNKWNTEGMLVNKYKDSDDEKVSMTLRPKEEWIPVEVPVIIEKETFKFAQKLLKESRRRWAGTSKNKYLLSGLVRCGDCGNTMTGRRAKNWGTYVFEYSDAKNTAGAKHKGCGNRVKCEDLDVYVWNHFVNVITTEGESAYSEVAATTETQDSIPFEESELQRIEAELIRIKSGRKRLLDFMTNNADIVDEEDIRNQLKELKEKEDHLLKLKEETAALLEERKNNEVNDEIRAKAVERYFENENPESMSSEERQELLRMLYREIRVYSNGKIDFISL, encoded by the coding sequence ATGATTGCACTATACGCACGGGTATCAACCGAAGAACAAGCTAAAAGCGGATATTCACTTCAAGACCAAATTCGCCAATGCCGTGAAAAGGCGGGCAAAAATGCGGAATGTATTGAATACGTGGACGACGGCTATTCGGGGGGATTCCTTGAACGTCCGGCACTTTCAAAATTGCGGAATGACCTTCGGGAAGGACTAATTGACAAAGTTATTGTCTATGATCCCGACCGTCTATCACGGAAACTTGCGAATCAATTGATTGTTACGGAAGAAATCGAAAAACGGGCAAAATTAATCTTTGTCAATTCCGAATACAAGAATACACCCGAAGGAATTTTGTTCTACCAAATGCGGGGGGCATTCTCGGAATTTGAAAAGGCGAAAATCAAAGAACGTATGACTAATGGAAGACGTGCAAAGGCTCGCAAGAACAAAGTAGTCAAAGACGTCAAGGTTTATGGATACAAGTTCAACAAGGAATCGCAAGAACTCGAAATCTATGAACCCGAAGCAAAGATTGTTCGATTGATTTTCGAACTATTTACCGACCCACGGGGGCGGGTACAGGGTATAAACGGAATCGCCCACTATTTGACCGACAAAGGTATTCCGACCAAAAAACGAAAAGGCGTTTGGCATAGGCAAGTAGTCCGCCAGATTCTTATGAATGAAACCTACACGGGTGTATTCTATCACAACAAATGGAATACGGAAGGAATGCTCGTCAACAAATACAAGGATTCAGACGACGAAAAGGTTTCAATGACCTTACGACCTAAAGAAGAATGGATTCCCGTCGAAGTTCCTGTGATTATCGAAAAGGAAACATTCAAGTTTGCCCAAAAGTTGTTGAAGGAATCACGACGTCGTTGGGCTGGTACTTCAAAGAACAAATATCTTCTTTCGGGATTGGTTCGCTGTGGCGATTGTGGCAATACCATGACGGGGCGACGGGCGAAGAATTGGGGAACTTACGTCTTTGAATATTCCGACGCCAAGAACACCGCAGGGGCAAAGCATAAGGGTTGTGGCAATCGGGTCAAATGCGAAGACCTTGACGTTTATGTATGGAATCATTTTGTCAATGTCATAACAACCGAAGGGGAATCAGCATATTCCGAAGTCGCCGCAACAACCGAAACCCAAGATTCAATTCCATTCGAAGAATCGGAATTACAACGCATTGAAGCCGAACTCATTCGTATTAAATCGGGTCGGAAACGTCTTCTTGACTTCATGACAAACAATGCCGATATTGTGGACGAAGAAGATATTCGCAATCAATTGAAAGAGTTAAAAGAAAAAGAAGATCACTTGTTGAAGTTGAAGGAAGAAACCGCTGCTTTACTTGAAGAACGGAAAAACAACGAAGTCAATGACGAAATTCGGGCAAAGGCGGTTGAACGATATTTTGAAAACGAAAATCCCGAATCTATGTCGAGTGAAGAAAGGCAAGAACTACTTCGAATGTTATATCGGGAAATTCGGGTATATTCAAACGGAAAAATTGACTTCATTTCATTGTAG
- a CDS encoding response regulator transcription factor, which yields MATILLVDDEMRMLDLLALYLEPAGHKCIKRTSANAAIEYLEHHGVDLILLDIMMPEMDGWEACGEIRKHWDIPIIMLSARSEKPDIVKGLHIGADDYVTKPFDEGELLARIEALLRRHSSKSPVLTFKGLNLSMESYEVHYDGNQIPLTPKEFSLLSLFLQNKNKVFTREHLISTIWGYGVATEDRTIDSHVRNLRDKLRKAGFAADDYLATVWGVGYKWIE from the coding sequence ATGGCGACTATATTGCTAGTAGATGATGAAATGCGAATGCTTGATTTACTCGCGCTATACCTTGAGCCTGCTGGCCATAAGTGCATCAAAAGGACTTCTGCAAACGCGGCTATTGAATACCTGGAACACCATGGTGTGGATCTTATTTTACTTGATATCATGATGCCTGAGATGGATGGCTGGGAGGCATGCGGTGAAATCAGAAAACATTGGGACATACCGATTATCATGCTTAGCGCAAGGAGCGAAAAACCTGATATTGTAAAAGGTTTACACATTGGGGCAGATGACTATGTCACCAAGCCGTTTGATGAGGGAGAACTTCTGGCCAGAATTGAAGCCTTGTTAAGAAGACATTCCTCAAAAAGCCCTGTACTTACGTTCAAAGGACTCAATCTCAGTATGGAATCGTATGAGGTCCATTATGACGGGAACCAAATTCCTCTGACACCAAAGGAATTTTCATTGTTAAGCCTTTTTTTGCAAAACAAAAATAAGGTGTTCACAAGAGAACATTTAATTTCTACTATATGGGGATATGGTGTTGCTACTGAAGACCGCACGATTGATTCGCATGTCCGGAACCTGAGGGATAAGCTTCGAAAGGCTGGATTTGCAGCTGATGATTACCTGGCTACTGTTTGGGGAGTAGGGTATAAGTGGATAGAATAG
- a CDS encoding YrzI family small protein, protein MTLNILFLTITINKRKLSLEEIRHNEMVEKMVEENKNRQSMLRLF, encoded by the coding sequence ATGACCTTAAATATCTTATTTTTAACCATAACAATCAACAAACGCAAATTGTCTTTGGAAGAAATTCGTCACAACGAAATGGTAGAAAAAATGGTGGAAGAAAACAAAAACCGTCAATCAATGCTGCGCCTGTTTTAA
- a CDS encoding group I truncated hemoglobin has protein sequence METLYERLGGQDAITKVVDVFYKKVLADETVNQFFKETDMEKQRRHQSLFISWALGGPNQYSGRSMELAHKGMNLNDEHFGAIANHLAASLREFNVSEEDINGVLEKLTEMKNDILYK, from the coding sequence ATGGAAACATTATACGAACGCCTTGGCGGGCAGGATGCCATTACTAAAGTTGTGGATGTATTTTACAAAAAAGTGCTGGCAGATGAAACAGTCAATCAATTTTTCAAGGAAACGGACATGGAAAAACAGCGGCGACATCAATCACTGTTCATCAGCTGGGCATTGGGCGGACCAAACCAATATTCCGGCAGAAGCATGGAACTCGCACATAAAGGCATGAACCTAAATGATGAGCACTTTGGAGCTATTGCCAATCACCTCGCTGCAAGTTTAAGGGAATTCAATGTATCGGAAGAAGACATCAATGGAGTGTTAGAAAAGCTGACAGAAATGAAAAATGATATTCTATACAAATAG